From Faecalicatena sp. Marseille-Q4148:
TTTGTTTTTTCGCCCATAACATTCACCTCAGACAACTACTTTGTTTCTTTGTGCATTGTGTGTGATTTACAGAACTTACAATATTTCTTTGTTTCCATACGTTCAGGATGTGCTTTCTTATCCTTCATCATATTGTAGTTACGCTGTTTACATTCTGTACATTCCAATGTGATTCTTGTGCGCACAACTTCCACCTCGCTTCATGTTTAATTTCATGTTTCGTGTTACATGGCAGCTTGCGAGACTGCCCATTTTTAGGCATAAAAAAAAGACCTACTTCCATTCGCCTGTCTAGTATAGCATGGCGAATGGAGGTACGTCAAGTTTTTTTTGCAAAGTGAAAATTCTTCTATTTTTCTAAAATAATTGCCTGAATTTCGATGCCGCACTGCTGCAACTTGGAAACCTCTTCACATAATTTTTTATGACTGGATTTTTCACATACTTCATACAAAATGACATTAGCGATGTCTG
This genomic window contains:
- the rpmG gene encoding 50S ribosomal protein L33 — encoded protein: MRTRITLECTECKQRNYNMMKDKKAHPERMETKKYCKFCKSHTMHKETK